The window CCCGGGGTGTGGGACCAGCTGGGGCTGGAGGCCGACGACCCGCGCCGCGTAGCGGTGCGTCTCGCGAACCCGCTCTCCGACGCCGAGCCGGACATGCGCACCTCGCTGTTGCCGGGCCTGTTCTCCGCCACCCGGCGCAACCTGGGCCGCGGTTCGGTCGACCTCGCCCTGTACGAGATCGGCCGTGTCTACCTGCCCACCCGCGGCGCACCGCCGGCGCCGCGGCCGCCGGTCACCCGCCGGGCGACGCCGGACGAGCTCGCCGCCATCGAGGCGGCCCTGCCGGCGCAACCGCGGCACCTTGCGGCCGTGCTCACCGGCCTGCGCGAGCCGGCCGGCTGGTGGGGCCCGGGTCGCACCGCCGGCTGGGAGGACGCGATCGAGACCGCGCGCATCGCCGCCGCGGCCGCCGGTGCGGAACTGATCGTTCGGTCGGGCGCGTCGGCGCCGTGGCACCCCGGCCGCTGCGCCGCCCTGGCCGTGCGGACCCCGGGCGGGGAGCACCTCGTGGGCCACGCCGGGGAACTGCACCCGCGCGTCATCGGGGCGCTGGAACTCCCGGCACGCACCGTCGCGATGGAGCTCGACCTCGACGCGCTGCTGGCCGCCGGCGGCGGGGTCGTCGAGGCCCCGGCGATCTCCTCCTTCCCGCTCGCGAGCCAGGACGTCGCGCTCGTCGTCGACGCGGCCGTGCCGGCCGCCGAGGTGGAGGCCGCGCTGCGTTCCGGCGCCGGGGGGCTGTTGGAGTCGATCCGGCTCTTCGACGTCTACACCGGCGAGCGGATCGGCGAGGGCCGCAAGTCGCTCGCGTTCGCCCTGCGCTTCCGGGCCCCGGACCGAACACTCACCGTGGAGGAGGCGACCGCAGCGCGTGACGCCGCCGTCGCCGCGGCGGCGGCGGCGACCGGAGCCGTGCTGCGCGGCTGAGCCGGCCGACCCGCCCAGGACCGCGGAACACGCGCCCGCCGGCTTGCCCGATTCGCGGAAAAGGCCGTCAGGACCCGGTCAAGTGTGAGTCTCGTCGCACGGATCCTGCGCACCTTTCCAAGATTCGCAACGGAACCTGGACGGGATGGACGGACGCCCACCCACCAGGCACGCCGCCCCCCGCCGACGCCGGTTCGGCGCGCGGGCCGGCCGGTTCCTGCTGACCGGGGGAGCGGCGATCGTGTGCGCGCTGGGGGTCACCGGGGCGCTGGACCCGTCCACGCACGTCTCCGAGGCCACCGCGATCACCCCGACGACGTTCGGCGTCCAGCCGGGCCCGCTGAAGGCCGCTGTGGCCAAGGGCGCCCGGGACGCCGCGGCCGCGACCCCGGCCTGGGCGCAGGGCCTCCCGCAGGACACCACGCAGGTCCTGCGGACCGTCCGGACCGACCGCTGGTGCAAGCAGATCTGGTGCGCCCGGACCGAGGCCTGGGAGCGGGTCGACGGCGTCTGGCGCATCGCGACCCGTGGCAGCGGGGAGAACGCGCGCCCGATGGTCGTGCGCTCCCAGATCGGTCAGAACGGTTTCGCCTCGCCCGGCGTGCGGCGCCAGGGCGACATGCGCACGCCCAGCGGCGTCTACGGGGTCGTCACGACGTTCTCCACCACCAAGCACAGCCCGACGGCGATGCCGTGGCGCCGGCGGCTGCCAACGTCGGTGGTCAGCGACGCCCGCGGCAGGACGTACAACACGTGGATCGAGGTCAAGGGCGCTCGCGGCGGTGACCGGCGAATGATGAGCTGGGGCCTCTGGATGGACTGGAACAACCCGCGGCTGGCGGTCGGACAGGGGCTGGCCCCGGTGCCCGGGCGCGGGAGCGGCATCTTCATGCACACCTCGAACGCCGGCGCCCCCTGGGTCCCGACCGCCGGGTGCGTCCAGCTCGGCAACCCCGCG of the Sporichthya polymorpha DSM 43042 genome contains:
- a CDS encoding L,D-transpeptidase family protein, giving the protein MDGRPPTRHAAPRRRRFGARAGRFLLTGGAAIVCALGVTGALDPSTHVSEATAITPTTFGVQPGPLKAAVAKGARDAAAATPAWAQGLPQDTTQVLRTVRTDRWCKQIWCARTEAWERVDGVWRIATRGSGENARPMVVRSQIGQNGFASPGVRRQGDMRTPSGVYGVVTTFSTTKHSPTAMPWRRRLPTSVVSDARGRTYNTWIEVKGARGGDRRMMSWGLWMDWNNPRLAVGQGLAPVPGRGSGIFMHTSNAGAPWVPTAGCVQLGNPADMEWVVRWLRPEANPRIVNNR